Part of the Macadamia integrifolia cultivar HAES 741 unplaced genomic scaffold, SCU_Mint_v3 scaffold187, whole genome shotgun sequence genome, AAGTTTGTGAGATAGATGGAAATTATCACacaaagttcaaagattccaaatcaaaagccaaaaatcaaaagtcaagatttcaaataaaaaatcaaagttcgaagattccaaatcaaaagtcaagattccaaatcaaaatccaaaaatcaaaagtcaagatttcaaattaaaaatcaaagttcaaagattccaaatcaaaagtgaagatttcaaatcaaaacccaaaaatcaaagttcaagattctaaatcaagagccAAATTTTTAAGAACCAAGGGCTTAAATTCTAGGTCCCAATCTTACGactcaaattcaaaagaaagaatctcactgacccggccccaggtggatCAATTTTGTTGACCCggtcccaggtggcccaatttcactgacccagccccaggtggcccaattttactgacccagccccaggtggcctaatctcattgaccctgccctaggtggcccaatcccaTTGAATAGGCCTTGggaggcccaatctctttgaatcaactccaagtgacccgatctcataaaCCAAGTTCCCTAAACtagcacatgtaaagcccagctaaggaaaatgcaagaatcaaatgtttttgcctattgcaagattggaagagcagcgaatttctctctagtaaccatcggtcccaaatagtccagattggttcgaaagacccagcctagagactaaattccctaaactagcacttgtaaagcccagctaaggaaaatccaagaatcaaatgttttttcctatTGCAAGATtcgaagagcagcgaatttctctcttgtaaccattggtcccagatagtccagattggttcgaaagacccatcCTGGGGACCAAACTCCCTAAACTAGCACATGGAAgtctagctaaggaaaatctaagaatcaaataCTTTTGTCTGTtttaagattggaagagcaatgaatttctttcttgtaaccatcggtcccagatagtccagattggttcaaaagacccagctTGGAAACCAAATTCCCTAAGCCGGCACATGGAAAGCTCGGCCTAGGAAAATCCAAAGATCAAAgtgctaacatcttttgcaggattggaagagcaacgaatttctttcctacaatcggcagccgaggtaagtcctaaactttgaAATAGTTAAcagatattacctattgcattttcaactccgtcactaatgagcaagatgatggaaGTACATGCTCCggatgacaaaatgtggtcgttcttttcttttcccttcggctATCGgcataggccttggccaaagaggggcagtctgtagacacccaattttgtcaccctcccccggctatgatgacataTGGATCTTTGACGTGACCTTTTACCTTTGATtaacagagatgacaactgactgaggtaactattcctagaagcattccatactcacccaaaatcccaaaaaacttgtacaagagaaaagaagggttcaattatgacatttcatatacgaaggaatccaatcAAAGTGACCACACAGATGCATATTACTTaaaattacgattccaacgatatatggtacatcaaaataaGACCATCAGATCTTCCACAATCACTCTTAGAAATTACACtctgagtgcccaaaccccacccatgcaagcacccatgccttgccttgagtgcccaaatcCCGCCTATGGGAGCATCCATgtcttgccttgagtgcccaaaccccacccatacgAGCACCCACACTTTACCTTGAGTGCCTAAACCCCGCCCATACGAGCACCTATACCtagccttgagtgcccaaaccccgcccatgcgagcacccatgtgAGCACCCACGCCTTACCTTGAGTGCTCAAGTCCAATGCATGCCCAACCAAGCCCCGCTCATACCCGGCCTAGTTCAAGCACCCATGTCGGAGTTCTAGAACCCATGCTAGAGTGTCTATACCCATAATAGAGTTCTTGCACCCATGTCGGAGCCCCAGCACCTATGCTAGAGCCCCAGCACCCCTGTTGGAGCTCTAGTACCCCTATTGGACCTCCAACACCTCTATTGAACCTCTTACACCCCTATTGAAACCTCCAACACTCCCACCAGCGATCAAAATCCCTCTTCCGGTGACTAgtttggagaaggaattcccaaactagggggtccacccctcttgacccgaaacaggggtcaagctcatatataatttctcaaaaaaattaacacaatgtagactttatatagacattgttttagtgtacatagtcactaaaattcaatcaatgtatatatgtgtgataacttagccatgtatgcgaaataggaataattatggaaaatgttcatttttaagcatctaataggaagactggttgaaccgggtagattgggtccctaaaaccttcccaattctacaactgacacttaccctaaatctctagaccagaccaacttttgggcccttttctcaagaattagGCACCCCCgtgtcctaggcccataatcctaggtggtgactccaaacccttttacatgatcccgatccccgtattggaccattatgaaatccccgtctcgaatgaaaaactttacactcttacaaaataggcctccacgtatctccgagtggcGATATGGtggggtaagcacacacgacacacccctccctcttaaaagagaaagatagaagagaagatggaattaatgcaagtccttcccctccccaaaggggagaagagagatcatcatctccagccgctaccctcacacaatGCTGTAGGGttgctagaggaagacccattctcaatcaatgcaatttttgctattCCAAGAATGTAGCTGTCctgatcactttctttggtttgtagtTGTTCtaactcatgagttacccaattgaactcatcttgaaagaacactttgaatcctGGTTCCATCTTGGCAGCGGTTTCATTGAACCATGGGTCAACATtcccataaaaaggaaaatcttctccttcccttacaaaatacccattgagagtggggtagtaagaggcagcTATTTTTCTGGTCATTCTTAGTACCTTTTCCTCTTTGCTGATATTATTGCTTCCTAATCTAGGGGTTTGAGGATTGTACCCTAGACCGCTTCTTCCTTTGCTTACAACCAAAGTGGGTAACTTTggaacaccctgatgatacttccctAATCCCATTCAAGGGATGTATTGCATGTTTTTCATCATTCAACTCACTGGTGGACTTTAGAATGCTTCATAATCAGTCAAGATGTGCTCTTCATTTGTCCCTTTGGAGAGGAGTGCACAAGTTCCTTCTATTCAAATCCGCTAAGTTGGACTTCTCCAGCATGTTCTTCCcatttttcaatattggccaaagtATTCACTATCTCTGGGTCTCCTGTGATAGTgatcaccttcccctcatgtGGGAATTTCACCTTCTGATAAAGATTGGATGACACTGCCTTTACATGGTGTTGCCATGGCCTTCCTAGAAGCATATTGAAAGATGTTGGTATGTCGATgatctggaaatcaatatcGAACCTCACTAGGCCAATCAAAATAGCCATGGTAAGGATCCCAAGAACTTCCcttttggtattgtcatatgctcgTACCGTCtggtttgatggcctcatcttTTCCATATATTGGCACCAACACTCTTGGatgatctcaagggtagaacattcaaagcggacccattgtcaacaaggaCTTGAGGAATGATCTTGTCAATGCATTCCACTATTATGTGCAAAGCTCTGTTGTGCTAGGTTCCTTTGGCTGGGAGCTCATAATCTGAAAACATCAGTGACTACACTGCATATGTTACCCCTACTAATTGTGAGAGATGTATCGGATCTATCTCAATAGGCACTTAtacattggtgagggacttcagGACTGCTTCGCAgtgtgaaggggaggccattaataatccccaaattgagatatttgcctgggccttcttgagttatgccaagactgggttctcagGTTCTTTCTTTGAGCCACTTGTTccagcctcattagtccttgattgTTCTACCACTAGGGCCTTGTCCTTGTAGTCTCTTTCGCTTCTAGTCTTCATTATATTGATAGGCTTCTTTACAAAAATCTTCATGGGATAGTGgtcctcatcatcactatctgttatggtaattatccctaccataggatcattctcttcatcagattctccttcccggctcagggtgggaagttgaggtcctccacaGATATCGAGAGCCCTAGCTCACAATTTCTTTACCCCGTTTGAAAGGCATTTGATCCCTACATTCACTATTTATGCAAGTGTGTCATCTCCCCCTAGTTCTTCAAGGTCTTCCATTTTTTTAGCATAGTAGCattcactgatggctacttcacctaacatctggtcaatctCCTCAACTTTGAGTTTCATCTCACCCAAGCACCCATAAATTtgaatcatctattctgctatAGGGTCCACATTACCTGCAATGATGATCTCATACTCTTTGATATCCTTACTATCTTTTGAGTTTGATGCAGACTCATCTCCTTTCATGCTGATTGTGAGTGTTGATTGAATAGCATCTTTCGGATCAACCATCGGGTCATCTTCATCGATCGCATACACTGAGTATCCTGCTGGATCCCTTGGTGAGTAATACCCAGATTCattatcttcatcattattcCAAGGTCCCCGGTAGTCAATGTCATCCCAATCCCTGTACTTATCATCACTTCGAGCATCAGAGTCATCACTATCATCCCAATCCTCATCTTCATTGTCATTATCAtcgtcctcttcttcactgatttccccctcacttggctCTTTATCTGATTCTTCATGGAACTCAAATTCTTCTGCATCCAAATGTTGGTAGTATTCATAGTGTAAAGATCAAAAAATTTCCATATAGCTAGACTTGATCTTATTGGCTCAGAGTCTGATCAGACcaaactcatcatcctctgtatcACACCccatatggattagggaggtatgCTCCTTGATTTTTTCACCTACTAGTAATTCCAATATTGCTCTAAGAAGGTCatctatgacttcttcaattatTTCTAGACTATCCTTCTAAGGTATAGCTATCTGGATCAAAGAAGTGGGGTTAAAGTCTTGACTTTCTCCAAAGGCATTCACTGAACCTGTTGACGAGGTCCCTTTTGGAGATTTTGGCAATGCACGTATATCCTTCCAGCTGTACCCACCGATCCATCCTTCCCTTGGGTTATCCACCGAACCCTAAGAATGGGAATgacatgagggtgatgagggatatgaggtagggtgatatgaaggtgatgtgctataggagatagggtattctgatgaagatagAGGGTGGTAAGATGTCAAAGGATTGTGTGAAATGGATAGTCTGATGAAGATAGTGGAtggtaagatgatgatgagacTCCTTCTCTTCGATGGTGTGGTGTAGTGGATTCTCCTGTTGACGATGAAGGAGGGATGGTAGATACCTGATCTTCTGATTTTTCTTCTGATCACTCTTCTCTTTTTGGGAGTTCTCATGACTTTGGCCCTTTTCCTCATGATTTTTGGTAGGTGTAAGTATTCATATGATTTTTTCGAGCTATAGATGTGATAATTTGAGTGGTATCACTTTCTATTGTTTCCTCTTCCAGATCGTATACATGACTCAGTGAGAAccatagaacatgggatgatAGAAGTGCCTATCCATATAGTACATATAAATGGCCCTTTGGAAAGAGCCTCATTCCTTCTGATAAGCTACCCTGATGGAGCTGATTATATGCCTTACTATTTCTGGGGGGAGAGACAACCTTTTCACATGCAATAACTTCTCTACCTATTCATATCGCTTCTGGATATAGTACCTCTTAGAGTCCCTGATGAGATGAGTTGGATCATAGAACCGAGGATCAAAATCATTCTGATCATTTATCATTGACAACATGTTGACTgttccatgatctgggagtggat contains:
- the LOC122065060 gene encoding acidic leucine-rich nuclear phosphoprotein 32 family member E-like translates to MLSYIFWCPSRPSDTEEFEFHEESDKEPSEGEISEEEDDDNDNEDEDWDDSDDSDARSDDKYRDWDDIDYRGPWNNDEDNESGYYSPRDPAGYSVYAIDEDDPMVDPKDAIQSTLTISMKGDESASNSKDSKDIKEYEIIIAGNVDPIAE